The following proteins are encoded in a genomic region of Rissa tridactyla isolate bRisTri1 chromosome 5, bRisTri1.patW.cur.20221130, whole genome shotgun sequence:
- the SGCB gene encoding beta-sarcoglycan: MAAAASEQQSSNGPVKKSMREKAVERRNVNKEHNSNFKAGYIPIDEDRLHKTGLRGRKGNLAICVIVLLFILAVINLIITLVIWAVIRIGPNGCDSMEFHESGLLRFKQVSDMGVIHPLYKSTVGGRRNEDLVITGNNQPIVFQQGTTKLSVEKDKTSITSDIGMEFVDPRTQNTLFSTDYETHEFHLPNGVKILNVQKASTERITSNATSDLNIKVDGRAIVRGNEGVFITGKTIEFRMGGNMELRAENSIILNGTVMVSPSRLPSSSYGEQFNNGNWLRFKLCMCADGTLFKVQVTGHNMGCQTSVNPCGATH, encoded by the exons CAAAGTTCCAATGGCCCGGTGAAGAAGTCTATGCGAGAGAAGGCTGTGGAACGCAGGAATGTTAATAAAGAGCACAACAGTAACTTTAAAGCGGGATACATCCCAATTGATGAAGACCGTCTCCACAAGACAGGCTTACGTGGCAGGAAAGGCAACTTGGCCATTTGTGTGAttgttcttctttttattttggctGTCATCAATCTTATT ATTACACTAGTTATCTGGGCAGTGATTCGAATCGGTCCCAATGGCTGTGACAGTATGGAGTTCCATGAGAGTGGCTTGTTGCGGTTTAAGCAGGTTTCTGACATGGGCGTTATACATCCGTTATATAAAAGCACTGTAGGAGGCAGACGGAATGAAGATTTGGTGATCACTGGAAATAATCAGCCT attGTATTTCAGCAAGGAACAACCAAGCTTAGCGTGGAAAAAGACAAAACTTCTATTACCAGTGATATTGGCATGGAATTTGTCGACCCACGGACACAAAATACCTTGTTCAGCACAGACTACGAAACTCATGAGTTTCATCTGCCAAATGGAGTTAAAATCTTGAATGTACAAAAGGCCTCTACAGAGAGG ATTACCAGCAATGCAACCAGTGATCTAAACATAAAGGTTGATGGCCGTGCTATTGTCCGTGGAAACGAAGGTGTTTTCATCACAGGGAAGACCATTGAGTTTCGAATGGGGGGTAACATGGAACTTAGAGCA GAAAACAGCATTATCCTGAATGGAACTGTGATGGTCAGCCCATCGCGACTGCCAAGTTCTTCTTACGGGGAACAGTTCAATAACGGCAACTGGCTGCGTTTCAAGCTCTGTATGTGCGCGGATGGGACGCTGTTCAAGGTTCAGGTGACAGGTCATAACATGGGTTGTCAGACTTCTGTCAATCCGTGCGGAGCCACGCACTAA
- the LRRC66 gene encoding leucine-rich repeat-containing protein 66, with translation MDNFHLSVIVVALYFNLPGLAGTKSQRILLDTHHRSGCRWDVEFSVNCSFTGISTIPEDTSQTAITADFSYNNIKTFRCADGRSEEWMLKHLNLSNNLISELSLTTCRNLPVLETLNLDGNAIRTLALDVPTPAHGSQTYGKVHRLLPALKVLSVERNNLNRVPRGLGRLQSLQTVRLSSNGIGQIDASDFQNCSQLKDIHLQNNKITKIHPDAFRDLNKLQVVDLRENALATPLPQILISLNFFRLEVGLSNNAWVFNCRLNAFKHPFHFFFDSPRKKWSISYDTSANNSQKPLLYLSSFHLNCSDGVLLKRAVIPAGKTSVLDCDWDNRRGNGVSWWTPEGRISEDNSVPHMTLDKMNNLVIHNAEKTAEGLYLCTFNTTEKKYLIYSVQVKERVSTTFLVRKGRDTNAVFSQGRTEQDLALAVCLSVLITFVCAFCLGAFARPYLGSLWRLMCRNKTSSSEHTYSNQAFSDETLRRESSASKPTNMQGDLFICDESPSRKTSIFATEAPTLHANVTGSSVPAPNTEEEYQKQSSNENNVISDIKTSIGNYENTNVDENGLFSGRADYKNSKEVMPGKSMSNGTSLPKDSKYANKDPEKSRFPPIPSRMNADSYSNHNDSSDLDLSFTGEPGFPFSSVQTTHAVAQDSRNSEVSNNSGPLQSEITKATPDPPERKGIFSHNEPMSSTEFMPGRQHGDEQLGLNSNVNTTSDVGDFILPSSCKRDTNIENLHLYQTTENSPLTEYDCKTERTNEKYAPADLFGDSSSDEGTPFTMSDCSSLADFELEEPDASDNLPACQSPPEEADRNSGAEESSTLPESPSIAAELQRIWENEDESNEYFETTLNYGSGTIMPETASPHADKCAHVSTSDSDTASSSGQEVPDMFDYFTNAESTVQNPDSLHNQSTDFGNTFLSLKHPPTYDTDTENTPEEAEAQLYLFPIEPQHSLSSTPPEPEENAPEGSADQHKDWNSSEKVHGEGDITFRRNTSTSEDSDFIFAPIDTGLNEIVEHTSPLHSSDESSLQPLPEHTAEKHITVITEKDDLLTQGKEVNTAKACADKMQTGFNEENCDGYAELQDTSNCSLPEETQSCNLRADLLHLHSSGKMPSVFNTEDPFRLDQGDEDAYSSSVPRGFFDESTRYSSPSVPQQTTGNISESTDSSETEEDATWTGPENDSTAAVDLQNSSEKLSQKSQTSLGQGQFFVKKKRAFDGFANVLQSRRTNFNS, from the exons ATGGATAACTTTCACTTGAGTGTCATTGTGGTGGCCCTTTACTTTAATCTTCCTGGATTGGCGGGAACCAAGTCACAGCGGATTCTTCTTGATACACATCACCGTTCAGGCTGCCGGTGGGATGTGGAGTTCTCAGTGAATTGTTCTTTTACCGGAATATCTACTATTCCAGAAGATACATCCCAAACAGCAATAACGGCTGATTTTAGTTACAATAATATTAAAACTTTTAGGTGCGCTGATGGAAGAAGTGAAGAATGGATGCTAAAACACCTGAATCTCAGTAACAACCTTATTTCTGAACTCTCCTTAACAACTTGTAGAAATTTACCTGTTTTAGAAACTCTAAACCTCGATGGGAATGCCATCCGCACCCTCGCGCTGGACGTACCCACACCTGCACATGGGTCTCAGACGTACGGCAAAGTCCATCGTCTCCTGCCTGCTTTGAAAGTCTTGTCAGTTGAAAGAAATAACCTTAATAGAGTTCCAAGAG GACTGGGCCGGCTGCAATCTCTGCAAACCGTCCGTTTGTCGTCCAATGGCATAGGACAGATTGATGCGAGTGATTTTCAGAACTGTTCACAGCTGAAGGACATCCACTTGCAAAACAACAAGATAACTAAAATTCATCCAGACGCCTTCAGGGATCTCAACAAATTACAG GTCGTGGATCTCCGTGAAAATGCTCTGGCAACCCCTTTACCACAGATATTAATCAGCTTGAACTTCTTTCGACTTGAAGTGGGTTTGTCAAATAACGCCTGGGTATTTAACTGCAGACTGAACGCTTTCAAACACccgtttcattttttttttgactcccCGAGGAAAAAATGGAGTATTTCATACGATACATCTGCCAACAACTCACAGAAACCTCTGCTGTATCTTTCAAGCTTCCACTTAAACTGCAGCGACGGGGTTTTGCTCAAGAGGGCTGTAATCCCGGCAGGGAAGACATCGGTGCTGGACTGTGACTGGGACAACAGGCGGG gtaatgGAGTCTCTTGGTGGACACCTGAAGGCCGAATTTCAGAAGATAACAGCGTTCCTCATATGACACTGGATAAAATGAATAACTTAGTGATACACAATGCTGAGAAAACCGCTGAAGGGTTATATTTGTGTACTTTTAATACAACCGAGAAGAAATACCTCATCTACAGCGTACAGGTGAAAGAAAGGGTTTCGACAACATTTTTGGTTAGAAAAGGCCGGGACACTAACGCCGTTTTTAGCCAGGGGAGAACAGAGCAGGACCTGGCCCTGGCCGTCTGCCTCTCGGTGCTCATCACCTTTGTCTGTGCTTTTTGCCTGGGTGCTTTTGCTAGACCCTACCTTGGGAGCCTGTGGAGACTCATGTGCAGGAATAAAACTTCAAGTTCGGAACACACTTATTCTAATCAAGCTTTTTCAGATGAAACCTTGCGCAGAGAGAGCTCTGCAAGCAAACCGACAAACATGCAGGGTGATTTGTTCATCTGCGATGAGAgtccttcaagaaaaacaagcatttttgcTACAGAAGCCCCTACTTTGCATGCAAATGTCACCGGTAGCAGCGTACCTGCACCGAATACTGAAGAAGAGTaccagaaacaaagcagcaatgaGAACAACGTGATTTCAGACATCAAAACTAGTATCGGCAATTATGAAAATACAAATGTTGATGAGAATGGACTATTTTCTGGAAGGGCAGATTACAAGAACAGCAAGGAAGTAATGCCAGGAAAATCAATGAGTAATGGCACTTCGTTACCGAAAGattcaaaatatgcaaataaagacCCAGAGAAGAGCAGGTTCCCTCCCATACCCAGCAGAATGAATGCTGACTCCTACTCAAATCACAATGACTCTTCAGATTTGGATTTATCCTTCACAGGAGAGCCTGGCTTTCCATTTTCCTCAGTACAAACAACACATGCGGTTGCACAAGATTCTAGGAACAGTGAGGTGAGCAACAACTCTGGCCCGCTGCAGTCTGAAATCACAAAGGCTACACCAGACCCTcctgaaagaaaaggcattttttcacATAATGAACCCATGAGCAGTACAGAATTTATGCCTGGAAGGCAGCACGGTGATGAACAACTTGGTCTAAACAGCAACGTAAATACAACCAGTGATGTGGGAGATTTTATTTTACCCAGTAGCTGCAAGAGGGATACAAACATTGAGAATTTACATCTCtaccaaacaacagaaaactctCCTCTTACAGAGTACGACTGTAAAACGGAACGTACCAATGAAAAATATGCTCCAGCAGATCTATTTGGCGATAGTTCTTCAGATGAAGGGACTCCATTCACAATGAGCGACTGTAGCTCTTTAGCAGACTTTGAACTGGAAGAACCTGACGCCAGTGACAACCTGCCAGCCTGTCAGTCGCCACCAGAGGAAGCCGACAGGAACAGTGGAGCCGAGGAGTCCTCCACGCTGCCAGAGTCTCCAAGCATTGCTGCTGAACTGCAGCGCATTTGGGAAAACGAAGACGAGAGCAATGAGTACTTTGAAACCACTCTTAATTATGGATCAGGTACCATCATGCCCGAAACAGCATCCCCTCACGCTGATAAATGTGCCCATGTAAGCACGTCAGATTCAGACACAGCGAGTTCCTCAGGTCAAGAAGTTCCCGATATGTTTGATTATTTTACTAATGCAGAGTCAACAGTGCAAAACCCCGATTCTCTCCACAACCAAAGTACAGATTTTGGTAATACGTTCCTTTCGTTAAAACATCCTCCCACGTATGACACAGACACGGAGAACACTCCTGAAGAGGCTGAAGCGCAGCTGTATCTGTTTCCCATTGAACCACAGCATTCCCTCAGCTCCACTCCCCCTGAACCAGAAGAAAACGCACCAGAGGGAAGCGCAGACCAGCACAAAGACTGGAACTCCTCCGAAAAAGTTCACGGTGAAGGGGACATCACGTTCAGAAGAAACACAAGTACATCCGAggacagtgattttatttttgctcccATTGATACTGGTTTGAATGAAATTGTTGAACACACATCTCCACTGCATTCCAGCGACGAATCATCTCTTCAACCTCTGCCTGAACACACAGCCGAAAAACATATTACGGTTATCACAGAGAAAGACGACTTGCTGACACAGGGGAAGGAGGTGAACACAGCTAAGGCTTGTGCAGATAAAATGCAAACAGGTTTTAACGAGGAAAACTGTGATGGATATGCAGAATTACAGGATACCAGCAACTGTAGTCTGCCCGAAGAAACACAGTCTTGCAACCTTAGGGCAGATCTGCTGCATCTTCACTCTTCTGGGAAAATGCCATCAGTCTTCAACACAGAAGATCCCTTCCGACTGGATCAGGGTGATGAGGATGCATATTCCTCCTCAGTCCCACGGGGCTTCTTCGATGAAAGCACGCGATACAGTTCACCTTCAGTCCCACAACAGACTACAGGAAACATCTCCGAAAGCACCGATTCCAGCGAGACGGAGGAGGACGCTACTTGGACGGGGCCGGAGAACGATTCTACAGCAGCCGTCGACCTCCAGAATTCAAGTGAAAAACTCAGTCAAAAGAGTCAGACCAGTTTAGGACAGGGCCAGTTTTTCGTTAAGAAGAAAAGAGCGTTTGATGGATTTGCTAACGTTTTGCAAAGCAGGAGAACAAACTTCAACAGTTGA
- the DCUN1D4 gene encoding DCN1-like protein 4 isoform X8 → MERRDERKAVYERTFEFPLDAYTKIKQRKAESTDDIVGPEGMEKFCEDIGVEPENVVMLVLAWKLDAQNMGYFTLQEWLKGMTSLQCDTTEKLRNSLDYLRSLLNEPTNFKLIYRYAFDFAREKDQRSLDINTAKCMLGLLLGKTWSLFPVFHQFLEQSKYKVINKDQWCNVLEFSRTINLDLSNYDEDGAWPVLLDEFVEWYKGKQMT, encoded by the exons ATGGAAAGAAGGGATGAAAGGAAGGCTGTATATGAAAGAACTTTTGAGTTTCCATTGGATGCATACACCAagataaaacagagaaaagcGGAGA GCACTGATGACATTGTGGGGCCAGAAGGTATGGAGAAGTTTTGTGAAGACATTGGAGTTGAACCAGAAAAT gTAGTTATGCTCGTACTAGCATGGAAATTGGATGCACAAAACATGGGCTACTTTACATTACAAGAATGGTTAAAAGGAATGACATCACTACA ATGTGATACTACAGAAAAATTGAGAAATTCTCTGGATTACTTGAGATCTTTATTAAATGAGCCTACCAATTTTAAACTTATTTATAGATACGCGTTTGACTTTGCACGG GAAAAGGACCAGCGCAGCCTAGATATCAATACTGCCAAGTGTATGTTGGGCCTTCTTTTAGGAAAAACATGGTCTctttttccagtatttcaccagTTTCTAGAG CAATCAAAATACAAAGTTATCAATAAGGACCAATGGTGTAACGTTCTTGAATTCAGCAGAACAATTAACCTTGACCTCAGTAACTACGATGAAGATGGAGCCT GGCCAGTGTTGTTGGATGAGTTTGTGGAATGGtataaaggaaaacagatgacATAG
- the DCUN1D4 gene encoding DCN1-like protein 4 isoform X9: protein MYRKYDSTRIKAEEEVFSSKRCLEWFYEYAGTDDIVGPEGMEKFCEDIGVEPENVVMLVLAWKLDAQNMGYFTLQEWLKGMTSLQCDTTEKLRNSLDYLRSLLNEPTNFKLIYRYAFDFAREKDQRSLDINTAKCMLGLLLGKTWSLFPVFHQFLEQSKYKVINKDQWCNVLEFSRTINLDLSNYDEDGAWPVLLDEFVEWYKGKQMT, encoded by the exons atgtatAGAAAATATGATTCGACTAgaataaaagcagaggaagaagtctTTTCAAGTAAGAGATGCTTAGAATGGTTCTATGAATATGCAG GCACTGATGACATTGTGGGGCCAGAAGGTATGGAGAAGTTTTGTGAAGACATTGGAGTTGAACCAGAAAAT gTAGTTATGCTCGTACTAGCATGGAAATTGGATGCACAAAACATGGGCTACTTTACATTACAAGAATGGTTAAAAGGAATGACATCACTACA ATGTGATACTACAGAAAAATTGAGAAATTCTCTGGATTACTTGAGATCTTTATTAAATGAGCCTACCAATTTTAAACTTATTTATAGATACGCGTTTGACTTTGCACGG GAAAAGGACCAGCGCAGCCTAGATATCAATACTGCCAAGTGTATGTTGGGCCTTCTTTTAGGAAAAACATGGTCTctttttccagtatttcaccagTTTCTAGAG CAATCAAAATACAAAGTTATCAATAAGGACCAATGGTGTAACGTTCTTGAATTCAGCAGAACAATTAACCTTGACCTCAGTAACTACGATGAAGATGGAGCCT GGCCAGTGTTGTTGGATGAGTTTGTGGAATGGtataaaggaaaacagatgacATAG
- the DCUN1D4 gene encoding DCN1-like protein 4 isoform X7: protein MPPRKKRRPAAGDDLSAKKSRHDGMYRKYDSTRIKAEEEVFSSKRCLEWFYEYAGTDDIVGPEGMEKFCEDIGVEPENVVMLVLAWKLDAQNMGYFTLQEWLKGMTSLQCDTTEKLRNSLDYLRSLLNEPTNFKLIYRYAFDFAREKDQRSLDINTAKCMLGLLLGKTWSLFPVFHQFLEQSKYKVINKDQWCNVLEFSRTINLDLSNYDEDGAWPVLLDEFVEWYKGKQMT from the exons tatgtatAGAAAATATGATTCGACTAgaataaaagcagaggaagaagtctTTTCAAGTAAGAGATGCTTAGAATGGTTCTATGAATATGCAG GCACTGATGACATTGTGGGGCCAGAAGGTATGGAGAAGTTTTGTGAAGACATTGGAGTTGAACCAGAAAAT gTAGTTATGCTCGTACTAGCATGGAAATTGGATGCACAAAACATGGGCTACTTTACATTACAAGAATGGTTAAAAGGAATGACATCACTACA ATGTGATACTACAGAAAAATTGAGAAATTCTCTGGATTACTTGAGATCTTTATTAAATGAGCCTACCAATTTTAAACTTATTTATAGATACGCGTTTGACTTTGCACGG GAAAAGGACCAGCGCAGCCTAGATATCAATACTGCCAAGTGTATGTTGGGCCTTCTTTTAGGAAAAACATGGTCTctttttccagtatttcaccagTTTCTAGAG CAATCAAAATACAAAGTTATCAATAAGGACCAATGGTGTAACGTTCTTGAATTCAGCAGAACAATTAACCTTGACCTCAGTAACTACGATGAAGATGGAGCCT GGCCAGTGTTGTTGGATGAGTTTGTGGAATGGtataaaggaaaacagatgacATAG